The window CTTGCTCTTACGCTCGGATCAACTGGTGTTCTTACACTTGGTTCAAAGGTTTTAGCAGATAAGAATGATAATCCTACAAGCGGCTTCGGTGGTTATGGCCCTCTGGTTCCAGATCCAAATGGAATTCTTGATCTTCCAAAAGGCTTCCACTACAAAATCATTTCCAGAGAAGGCGAAGCGATGACCGATGGAAGCAAAATTCCTGGAGCGTTTGATGGAATGGCAGCTTTTGAAGGACCAAATAATACAACGATTCTTGTTCGTAACCATGAATTAAGTAATAGCGCAGAAAATCCTGTAGTCGGAAAAAATCCATACGATGCGGCGGCCGCAGGCGGAACAACGGCTCTCGTTGTAGGTGCCAATCGTGAGGTTATCAAAGAATATGTAACATCTTCCGGAACAATCCGAAATTGTGCTGGCGGAGCGACGCCATGGGGTACATGGTTGACCTGTGAAGAAACCCGTACCTCAACACATGGTTATGTATTTGAAGTAGATCCAACACAGCCGGAGAACGAATTGTCCAGAACTCCTATTAAGGAAATGGGGCGTTTCTCACACGAAGCATGTGCAATTGATCCATCAACCGGGTATGTATACTTAACTGAAGATGCCAGCCCAAGCTACTTCTACCGTTTCATTCCGAATGACACCAGCCAAACAGTAGGCTCTTTACATAAAGGCGGTAAGCTTTATGCGGCGGCGATTGAAAAAGTAACAGATCCAAAAGCAAGCACGTTTAAAACCGGGCAAACATTCCAAATCGTTTGGAAGGAAGTTGATCCTCACTTATGCCGCGAGGAAGCTAAGGCTCAAAACTGTATCGAATTCTCTAGACTAGAGGGAGCGTTCTTCCAAAGCGGAGTCTTCTGGTTCGATGACACATCAGCCGGCGAGAAAAAGCTTGGACGCGTGTACCGTTATATTCCTCACACAAATACATTGGAATTGTTTTATGAGGGAAATGACGCCAAAGATATGGAATATCCAGATAATATCAGCATGACTCCTTGGGGCGACCTTTGGATTGCGGAAGATGGTTCAGGCCAAGACAGGCTACTCGGAATTACACCAGAAGGAAACGTCTATGTTTTTGCCGCCAACCGCTTAAGTGATTCTGAATTGGCAGGCCCAACCTTCTCGCCAGATGGAAAAACACTTTTCCTCAATATCCAGGACCCAGGCAAAACCTTTGCAATCTGGGGACCGTTCCAACGTAGAAACTCGGCACGCGCAAGGGAAATGTCCTATGCAACTCCTGCGAAACTCGCACCGCAAGTTTCAGAAAAAGTGGCTAAAGCAGCCGAAGCACAAGGCATGTCCATCCTCGAAGCAGCTGCATTCGAACGCGCTGGGGTGGATATTGGATAAATAGGTAGGTAAATAGAAATCCGGGGTAGGTGCCTGTCACTCCCCGGTTTTTCTTGTTTCACGGGGTGTTGTTCCACAGAAGAGGCTGTCTGCTATTCTTCTGCAAACCGGGTAGCTAGGTTACTACTATTTTTTATTTTGATACATATCCTTTGATATAGCCTATCTCAAAGGAGGGCCATATGTATCGAACCAAACGTCGTCCTGCAATGTTTCTAACTATTGGCGTGGTTTTTTTGATGATTGTTATTTGTTTGCTTTTTATTGTATTTTCCCCAGGCCATATGGCTAAACGGGTTGTAAATGAATTTTATTCTTATGAACAGCTTGGAAACTTCGGTGATTCCTGGCAGTTGCTGCATCCTTTTATGAAGGAAAAATGGCCAAAGAGTACCTATATTACCGATAGATCACATGTATTTATGGGGCATTTTGGTTCGGAGACCTTTGAATATTCGATTGAGGGCGGCGAAAAGATTAGCGGATGGAGCATGTCGAAAGACACACCGAAGTTTAAAAAGGTTTATAAGTTTGAGGTTATTCAAGAGTATAAGGGTAAATACGGAGCGTTTGCTTTTGTACAGGATGTTTATGTGGTGAAAAATAATGAAGGGGATTATGAGATTGTTTGGGATTATAATCAATAAGTCATGAATAATTAATCCCACTTGGTCACCTGCCAAAACTTAAGAGATGAACCGGGTGAAATTTTGTGATCCTGCAATAAAGAGGCTAGAGAATCCAATAGAGCCAGTCTCGTAGATTAATCAGGGTTCGGGAGAGTCGGATTAATCCAATAGAGCCGGTCTCATAGATTAATCGGTGTTTGGGGAACGCAGATAAATCCAAGAGAACCTGTCTCATAGCGTTCATAGACCTGAACCTTATAATTATAACCGAATTTTTCAAATGGCCCGGCACTGAGCAGCCGGGTTTCTTTTTTGGAATGTAATAAAACTCCAGGATGAATCAATTAATGAAGGATTACCGCAGTTTTTGTTGAAATTCTTATAAAGGAAGGAATATCCATCAGTTTTACCAGTGGTCCGAAAAAAGCGGGTTGAAGTTAAGCCATAACTGTTAGGTGGGATTCAAATGAAAATATTAAATCTATTCTTTGAAAAACAAAAAAGAGAAAGCAGCAAACCTTTTAAGATTATTAATACACTCATTACTGTTTCTTTTATAATCGCAGCACTTCTGGCATTTAAATTTGGACTTCGCTTTTTTGTGAAATCTGGCTTTTTGCTTGGCGGCATTATGTTCTTAGTTAATGGCATAGAAGGCTATTTAATTAAGGACCAGAGGAAGAAAATAGCTGCTGACTTATGTTTATCGGCTTTATTCTTTCTCAATTACTTTTTTTGATAAAGTTTAATATTAATTTAATGATAGGGATGAGGATATGAAGCAAATTATCGCCCTTGGTGGCGGAGGCTTTTCTATGGAGCCGGAGAACCCTTTACTAGACCAATATATTTTAAAGCAATCACATCAAAGTAAGCCGAAAGTTTGCTTTGTGCCTACAGCCAGCGGTGATGCAGATGGGTATACATCACGGTTCTATCGTTATTTTGGAAACCTCGAATGTGAAACCTCGCATTTATCGTTATTCAATCCGCCAACAAGGGATTTAGAGGGGTTCGTATTGGATAAAGACATTATTTTTGTCGGCGGCGGGAATACGAAGAATTTACTAGTTTTATGGAAGGAATGGGGTCTCGATCATATACTGAAAAAGGCTTGGGAACAAGGTACTATTCTATCTGGAGTCAGTGCAGGTTCCATTTGCTGGTTTGAGGAAGGTGTCACGGATTCTTACGGAGACGGACTCGAACCGTTAGATGCTTTAGGATTTTTACCGGGAAGCAATTGCCCACATTATGATGGTGAATCCAATAGAAGGCCTGCTTATCAATCGTTTATATCAGGAAATATTTTAAAGCCCGGTATCGCGGCCGATGATGGAGTGGCAATTCATTACATTGGCCAGGAAATCCATAAAATCGTGAGCTCAAGGCCTAACGCTAAAGCATATAAGGTTTATATGGACAAAGAAATCCACGAGACTGAACTTGAAACCGAATATCTAGGTTGACCTAGACAACAGATTTCAATGCAAAAGGGAGAACGCTTGTGTACAAAATCTTGCTTATTGAGGATGACCCTCAGCTGTGCGAATTGATGAAGGAAAATCTGGAACGGTATGGCTATGAAGTCCATATTCCGGAACATTTTTCAAAAATAGAAGAAACGTTTAACAGGGTGAATCCCGACCTGGTCCTGCTGGATATTAACCTGCCTTACTACGATGGGTATTATTTGTGCAGGAGCTTTCGCAAGCAGTCCAATGTCCCGATTCTGGTGGTTTCGGCGAGGAGCCATGAGATGGACCAGGTTATGGCCATTGAGCTAGGGGCAGATGATTATATTACCAAGCCTTTTACATTTGAAATTCCGCAATCAAAAGTAAAGGCCTCGATCCGAAGGGTTTACGGAGAATACGCAGCCAAGGACACGAATACCGTATGTGTCGGTTCCCTTTGCATTGATGCCAAGGCACTGACTTTAACCTTTGGCCATAACCAGGTTGAGCTATCGAAAAACGAATACAAATTGCTGAAAAAATTGATAGAGCATTACGATGAGTTCGTGTCGAGGGAAGAGCTGATTGAAGAAGTGTGGGATTCGCTCACCTTTGTGGATGACAACACCCTCACAGTGAATATGACGAGAATCAGACATTTGCTGTCAGATTTGGGGGCCAGTCACGTGGTAAAAAGCAAAAGAGGAGTCGGGTACAAACTTTCCGATTCTTTTTCCATGAGGGATTGATGATGCAAAAAGCGATTTTTATAAATTTCTTGAAAGACAAACTCCCGACCATCACACTTTACCTGGCCTGCGTGGCCGCCATCATTATCTTTTTCCATCTTAGTGAACCTTCCAACACGGAGATTTTCTATCCCGTTTCAATTGCCGTTTTTTTATTGGCCGCATGCCTCGCCATCGACTGGCTCCGCTACTACCCTGCCAACCAGGCGATCGCTCTTATGCTGATGAATCAGGATACGGAACTGCAGCCGCATACGGAAGAACAGAAGGCTTTTCAGAAATTAGTACATAAAATGACAGGTCAATACACCCGGAAAAACAATGAATTGAAGGAACAAAATAAAGAGCGGCTCTATTTTCTATCCCACTGGCTGCACCATTTAAAAACGCCTGTGTCGGTAATCGAGCTTCTTACGAACAAAGGAAATCAAGCTCAGGACGACAATGAAATTTTTGAAAAAATAAGGCATGAGAATAATCGGCTGCACACATCTATCCAGCAAGGTCTTACGATGATCAGGATGGAGGGCTTTGAAAACGATCTTGAGGTGAAGTCGGTCGATTTGCTCCCTTCCTTGCGAAAATTAATAAACGACAGAAAAAAAGAATGTATCTATCATTCTATTTACCCGTCCATCGAATTCGAAGGCGAGAGCGCGATGATTGCGTCAGACCCAAAGTGGAACGAGATTTTACTGGAACAGATTATTTCAAACGCAATCAAGTATTCCTCTCCCAAACTCGGGAGCAAAAAGCTCATCCTGCAAATAGAAAAGACCGGTAAGCATGTCAGCTTAACCGTTAAGGATGAAGGGATTGGTATTCCAGCGTATGATCTTGAGCGTGTTTTCCAGCCTTTTTTTACGGGAGATAACGGAAGAGCCCACTCAAACTCCACCGGAATTGGTTTGTATTTGAGCAAGAAAATTGCCGAAAAGCTTGGTGCTTCCATCAACATTGAGTCTGAACCGTCTAAAGGGACCGCCGTCACAATCCGGTGGTTAGCCGGAACCGATTAGGTGCCTGTCACTCCCCGGTTTTTCTTGTTTCACGAGAGTGTGTTTCACAGCGGGCGTGGAAACCAATAATTTCAATGGGCTGTCTAGATTCCTAATTTCAAGGGATACCTTACAAAAATGTAAGGTATCTCTTAGTGTTTCCGATGGTTGCGTTTCTGAGGTTATCTTAAAATGATGGTAGCCGAACGACGGGAGGAGAAGTATGGTTATTTTAGATGTGAAGGATATTGTAAAAATATACGGGGGCTCAAGCGGGGATGGCTCGACGACTGCATTGGGCGGGGTGAGTTTGTCTGTTAAAGAAGGAGAGTTCATTGCGGTTATGGGTCCCTCGGGGAGCGGAAAAACGACTCTGCTGAATGTGCTAAGCGGAATTGACCAGCCAACTTCGGGGGAGGTGGTCATCTCAGGTCAGGAAATAAGCGAAATGAAAGGAGATGAACTGGCTCTTTTTCGCAGGAAAAAGCTCGGGTATGTGTTTCAGGACTTCAATCTGCTGGATAGCTTAACGGTAAAAGAAAATATCCTTCTCCCGATGGTGCTTGAGAAAAAGACAGCAGCCGAAATGGAAGAGAAGCTCGGCGAACTGGCGAAGCTTTTTGAAATAGAACATATTCTGTCAAAGTATCCATATACGATTTCCGGCGGCCAGCAGCAGCGGACCGCGGTAAGCAGGGCGCTTGTGAATGAACCGGCGATTCTCTTTGCCGACGAGCCAACCGGGAATCTGGATTCCAAATCATCCGCAGTCATCATGGAGTGTTTTGAAAAAATTGTTACCGAACTTTCCACCACGGTACTGCTCGTGACCCATGATGTATTTGCCGCCAGCTACTGCCAGAAGGTTGTTTTTATCAAAGACGGCCTCATTTACTCGACGATTGTAAAAAAAGGGAGCAGGAAGGAGTTCCTGAATCAAATCATGGATAACCTGGCTGTCCTGGGGGGCAAAACCCATGACATTTAATGGAGTCATTTGGAAGATGGCCAAGGCCAACTATAAAAAGTACATTTTCTATTATTTGTGTAACACCTTTGCCGTTATGTTCTTCTTTATGTACTCAACCGTTTATTTCAACGGCCAGGTTGAGAAGGCAAGAAAGCTCGACGGTATCCAGGATGCCCTGTCGGTTCCGGGGGTTGCCCTGATTGTTTTTACCATCTTCTTCATTGCAATGGCTCACACTATTTTTATGAAAAGAAGGAGAAGTGAATTTGGGCTTTTCATGACGTTGGGCATGTCCCAGCGCGATATTTTGAGATTGCTCGTTTTAGAGAATGGGGTTATTGCGGCCTCTTCGATTGCAACCGGTATACTGGCCGGGTCTGTATTCTCGAGACTGTTTTTCATGATATTAATGAACCGTGTCGGGATTGAGGATGTTTCGTTCCATATAAGCGGCAAAATGTTCCTGTACACACTTGGTATGTTTTTGGCTGTTTTTTTACTCGCGGTAGGGAACTCGCTTTTTCTTACGCTAAAAAGCAGTGTGCTGCTAAGCATGAAGAGCAACAGGGTTTCTGAAACGATAAAACTGAGAAGTCCCATCATCGGCTTATTTGGGTTTGTGGTCTTGGTCGGCTCCTTGGTGACCTTGTATGTTACATATAAGAATTCATCCGACGGGTTTTTGCCGTTATGGACAATCGGCGTTTTTGGGGGTCTGTATATTACGCTAAATCAGTTTACCAGCTTCCTGATTGCAGCCGCTAAGAAAATACCGGCATTTTACTATCGGAGGATGCTGTTTTTTACAAGCCTTGATTACAAGTTTAAACAGCTGACATCTATTATCACGCTTGTTTCCATCATGACGATGATTACGATTTTTTACAGTACCTTACTACTTACGTTCTATTTGTCCTCCGAAAAGGATGCGGTAAGCAGCAATCCTTATGATGTGGCCTTTTACCAGAATGAAACAAAAAATAACCTGCCTGAGGAAGAGCTGGATGCCGTGCTTAACCAGCCCGAACATCCGATTGAAGAACATATCGTCATACCAATTCTTTCGCACTTTCAAAAACATCCATATGCCCAGGGATTTGAACCCTTTTCTTTCATGGGGCTGGATGACTTCAACACGTTAACCTCTCGTTCTGCGACACTGAAGGATGATGAGTATCTCCTCTATTTAAATATGGAGCCCCAATATGGGGACGTCGATGTTACTCAATCCCTACAGCTGACCATTGATAATAAAAAGGCAGAGTATGACTTTAAAGAGAAAGTTGTTCAAAAGACCATCAACCCAATGCCAAATGCATATGAATTTATCGTTGTGAGCCAAAACGAATTTGACTTTCTGACTGAATCGTTGAATGCGTATGAATATAATCTCCATTTAATCAATGTGGCTGACTGGAAGGCAACAGCCGCTGCAGTAGAAAATCTGGAAGAGAAATTTGCCGATTACAATCGGAGTACAGCACCGATTGAGGACCAGCGCACACAGTTTACAACCGAAGAGGAGCTGCTCCAGGTCGCCTCCAAGGTAGGTGATTACCACAACAAGAGGAACTCCAACGGCATGATATTTTTCGTGACTACCTTTTTAAGCATCATGTTCTTTTTTGGAACATTCATCCTTCTGTACCTCAACCTTTTCTCAGAAATTGAGGAGGAAAAAGCTAAATACAGAAAGCTCTATAAAATAGGAATGGAATTGAAGGAGGTAAAGAGAAATATCTCGAGGGAACTGATTACAATTTTCTTTGTTCCAACCCTGATTGGAACCGTATTGGCCGCCCTTTACGTGGTCATCTTGTCTACAGATGTTGGCGGAATCATGAATAACTTAGACATGCTGTATCACTTTTTTATGATTTCATTCATTTATCTAGCCATCCAAATTATTTATTATTTCTATTTAAGGAATAAAATGATGAAGTACTTAATTTAAATGCTATATTAAACAACGTTGTTGATTTCCGCTCCAGGCGCTTCGCTTTCCACGGGCGGCCTGGGAGCCTGTCTAGCTGCGGCTCCTAGCTCCTCGAGGTCGCTTCGGTCCCTCAGCTGAAGTCAAAGAGCGACTTCTGCTTCAGGCCCTCCAGCGCTTGTCGGAGCTGAGCAGTCGCCTCGCTTTTCTATCTCCTCGTCGCTTTGCTCCTGTGGGGTCTCACACTGACCTTTTCTCCCGTAGGACGTTGGGTAATCTCCCCAGAAAATGCACCGCAGGAGAAAATGCGCTCTTTGCATTTTCGAACGAGTCTTCGCGCCTTCCGCTCCAATCATCAATGCTAATAAATCAACGATACCCATTAACATAGCTAATTTAAAAATTTGAAGAAAATGCAAACCTCGGTTAGCGGTACTTTGGGAGGCCGCTAGCCGAGGTTATTTTATGAATAGCCAAAAAGCGGAAATCAGCAAGTTTAGTGAGGCAGTTTCGGTATGATTTAACCTCATGAGCCAGGATTTATCGCAGGGGTAGTTATCGGAAGAGTTAGTTTCACTTTCGTACCTAAATGTTTAGTACTCTTAACCTCGATGTTTCCACCCAAGTTCTCAATAATTCTGTATACTACCATCATTCCAAGACCGGTTCCCTCTAACGAATTTGAATAGAAGGGCAAACCTAAATTTTTCAGTTGTTCATCCTCTATCCCTTTCCCGTCATCTTCTATTGTAATTTTGCAGGCAGTATCTGTAACTTCACAATAAATCTCAATCATGCTGCTATTGGCTTCAATGCTATTATTAAAAATATTGACCAGGGCTTGGGTAACCTGCTCAAGGTTACCAGGAATAGTGCATGACGGGATAGTATTCGTTTTTATTTGAGTATTTTTGCTGGAAGCAAGCGGGCTTATTAGGTCAATTGAATTGGAAAGGGCATATTCTAATTTAAATTTACCGCTTTTATCTGTATATGGCTTTGCAAATGTTAAATAATCAGTTACAACCTTATCCACCTTATCAATCTCATCTAGCGCTAGTTGAAGGAAATATTCCTTCTTTTCGTGGAGAAGGTCTGGATCATCCTTCAACAACTGAAGTACTCCCCTGGAAGTTGTTAATGGATTTTTAATCTCATGATTTACAGCCGCTGCCAGCTGACTTAGGACGTCCATTTTTTCTGCCTGGATAATTTTCCTTCTCACTAAATAATTCCTATGAATAATTTCAAACATACAGGATACCAGGATTATTCCAAACGCATTAAATAAAATATAATCAAGCCAAATACCAAGATGGAACAAATCATTTTGAAAGCTGGAACTTGCTATAAGAAATATCAAGGAAAACAGAATATTTACCGCAACTCCCATTACGATTTTTAATTTTGAGGACAAGCGGAAATAGAATGGAGATAAAAATACGGTTAAAACGAAGAGTATGATAAAAATTGATATGGATATGAATACACCTGGACCCCCTTGTATTAACCTTACTATGATTCCTAGAATAGTTAGGATAAAGCCTGTTAAAGGACCGCCATATAAAATGCCGAACCAAAAAGGAATCCGGCGCAAATCATACTGAACCCCTGCAATTTGATAAATAGAAAAGGACATACATATTATCATTATTATACTTGAAACAAGTAAAATTGAGCGTTTATGGGCGTATCTGCTATTTGGATTACTTTCCCTCCAAATTTGATGAATGATAATGCCTAAAAGAATGACTAACAGATTGATTAAGAGATTTACCGTCACATTTACCATTACAGCCGGTGCTCCTTATATGCGAATTTCCTTATGTAAAATTAGGGTTGTTCTTTTGAGGAAGAAGGATTCTAATACAAAATTATACTCCTTGTTGTTATGTAAAAGGAAATTTAATTGTAGTGGATTCCTTGTGATTAGTTTTGTCAGGGGAAATTAAAAAAGTGTAAAGGAGATCCCTTTCATATCTCCTTTTACACTTATCTACTGATTACTTGGTCTTGTTGCTTCCTTTGAAATAGTAACTGTCCAAGAGACCACCGTAGTGCTATCTCTGACATTATTATTCTTGATGTTTATGAACATTGACAGAATGTTACTTTCATCATCATTAAGGTTATTGAGTGCATTGTAAATGGTTATCGGGTTTGAATATGGTTCATTTGGGCATTCGATTAATCCATCAGTGGTAAGGAAAAGACAATTTTCTCCTTGTCTTAATTCCCTTATCCCAACAGAGTAACAAGGAACCTCTTGGTCAAAAGTATTGACTTGTCCTATCCATTCATAAAATTGTCTTTGATTTAACTGATACTGACCTAATGCAGCTAATTCTTGATGAAATAAATAAAGAATACAGTCACCGACCGAAAACCACCACACATACTTATCTTTCCTTGCCACAATTAAACAAGCAGTTTCTCCTGTCACTTTTCGGCAAAGGGATAAGAACTCTTCACATTGAAACACATTTAATATTTCATCTTCCAATTTTTTAAAAGTTTCATGGTTTGTCTGTAAGGATAATAGAATTTTAATCTTGGGCTTTTTAAGAGCGAATTGGTCTAAAATTAGTTTTGCACTCTCTGATGTATTATGAGCGTCAAGGAGAATGACGAATTCCCAATCTTCCTTTTCATTCAAGCATACGAAACAACCATCTTCATTCTTATCCTGTCCTGCAAATGAATTACCACCATAACGCCCCACTATAATATGATTGAGCTGAAGAACATTTGGCTGATCAACGAAATTTTCCTGGCTGCCAACCCAACTGAAATCTTCGAAGGAGTTACCCATTTGGAGTATTCTTTAGATACGTTTTAATGCGGTTACAAAGTTTACTAACATCGTTATTGTTGCCCATAGGAGCATCTTCCCAATCGTAAACCGCATTTGGTCCCCAATATTCTTTAGGTGTGTTCGGATAACGTGGAACTAGGTGCATATGAAGGTGGGGAACAGCATCACCCAAAACATAAGAATAGATGTGTTCAGCATTTTCGCTTACGAATAGTGCCTTACTTACTCTTGCGATAATCATCCCAAAAGCCTTTGCTTCTTTCATAGTCATATCCCCAAGTGTTGGAGCATGTCGTTTAAGGTCAATCATAATATGGCCTAAATAATTGGGATGTCCATTTCTATCAATATGGCCAACATATACATATTCGTCTTCATAAATCGTTACTCCTGAAGTTGAGATAGTGCCAGCGTGTTTTTTACAAATAAAGCAATCCGCCAAAGAAATTCACCTCTTTTAAAATATTTCCAATATTATAATATAATGGTAGATACTATGGTATGATTTTTTAACATATTTACCTTTTAATCTAATGCTTTAGGAATTTTGTTGGGGGTGGAAATATGTCGATCATGAAAGTTGAAAAAGAATTTAAGATTGTTGGGATAAAAGGTAGTGGGGAGTTTGTTAACTTCGGAAATGAAGTACCCTTGCTTGCAAAACAGCTACTGAGCCGTTCAAACGAAATTCCAAATCGGACAGAAACCGAAATTGCGTTATATGAACCTAAAAAGGATGGGGAGCATAGAATAGGCCATTATTTAGTGGGATTAATTGTGAGTGAGAAATTAGATGAAGTGCCCTCAGGAATGAATTATTTTGAAACAAAAACAAGTTACATAACTACAAGAGGGAATATCTCTAATCTGGGAAAACTTCATTCGAATTTATTGAACTGGGCAAAAGAACAGGGTTATCAAAGAGATCTTGATTCTTATATTGTCGAGACATATCATCCTATGGGGGATGGAGAAGAAGAAGTACAGATATACTTGCCGATTCTAGATTAAGGTTCAAATCTACAATAGCTAAACAGATTCAAAAAAGACTAAACCAGGGAATTGGTTTAGTCTTTTTGATGTATTTGTGACAAGTACTTGTTTGCCTTCTGGCAGACAGAAACCGAACCTGTTTATCTATTGCAATTCCATCTTCAAGTCGGCGGCTTTTGTCCATCCTTTTAGGCTGATAAGTTTATAGATCGATAGTGAAATAATGATTGGCAGGATAATTCCTACCGCAATATAAATTGCCAGGACAATTGGACCTTGTTCGGCCAGGATGTTAATTGGCGCTATCAAGGAATTCAAACCGAGTCCGGCGAGCGCATAAGGTACTTTAAAATCAAAAATTACAGTAGCAATAGGAGCACAAATCATAGCCGCAATAAATGGCGGGATCGCCAATCGAGGATTTTTCACCAGGTTAGGGAATTGTACCTTTGGTGTAATCAAGGATTGGGCAATGTTGGCACCAACATCGTTTTGTTTATACGACATTGCCGTAAATGCTGCAAACTGTACGGTACAGCCAATCAATGCAGCCGCGCTGGATACAGGGTCAAGCTGAAGTGCAACCGCAATCGCCGCGGAGGATGCTGGTGACATAAGGAAAATGCTCCAAACAAGCGATATGATCATCGGACCAATAATCGGCGACCCTTCAACCGATGCAGCAATTTGCGCACTCAGCCAGTTAATGAAAGGAGTCGTGATCATTGCCAGGAATACTCCAGAGACGCCCCCTACAAATACAGCCGAAAACGGAATTGCCATCATATCGAGCTTTGTTTTTCCCATAACTCTTTTTCCTACCCATGTAGCGATAATTGCGGCCAATACAGCACTGAGCGGCTGCCCGGTCACGAGTGTTACCCCGCCGTCTTCAGTAAGTTGGACGGCTTGGGCACCTATTGTACTCGAAGCCATCACGCTGAAAATTACTAGTGTATTGCCGCCAAGCTGGTAGGCGATTCCCGCGCCAAGTGCCGGAGCGAGCATAAGCTGTGTTGCTTTGCCAATTTGATTGAACCCTTCCCAGCCAGTAAAGGTTCCTAAAGATTCAATGAGCAGGCCGATCCCAAGCGTAACGAGGACTGCATTGGCAAGCCCTTGTGAAGCTTTATACATACGGTCAATCAAATATTTTTTTGTTGATGGTTTCATGATGTTACTGCCTCCTGAGTTTGTTTATCAAATTTTCTGAATTTTACCCTTAAAAGTTGCCGAACGTTATACCTAGTAATAAGAGCTACTATAATTTATTTGATAATTGTTATTATAGTATAACTTTTTAAAAATTGTGTCAATATTTTTTATTTATTCAGAAAGCTTTAAAACGCTTTCATTTATTGTTTTTTTGTTCTTCTGTAACTATAAATGTAAGTTTTGAGCTTGTTGTATATATTTTTGTCGCAAATTGTTCACTATTATAGCGATTGATGAACTGGGGGAGGGGAAACTATAAACTAACTAGACCATGTTTGGGGAGGAATCAGAGATGATTCGTGATTTGGAGAATTCAGAGGTTAGTTCGGTAATTTTTATCCGGGATTATTTACAGTTGTATTTTGAAGGGGATAGAAGATGCGGAACGCTTACCGCCTATTCATTGCCGAAGTCGATTGTATGTGGAAGAGAGTTTGATCATTCTACTCCTGGTTATCGGGATTCATTGTGTTCATTTATCAGTCACCAGGTGAAGCGGTCTGAAATGGAGGAGTGGAAAATCAAGCTCGTTTTTGATAATGATGACAGGCTTGAAATTCCCTTGCACCAGGATCAAGAGTTGGGGCTTGAATCAGCGATGCTGCGAATCGATGATGAAATTCTGATTTGGTAGTCTTGGTTGCTGGGTGGGACAGACGGTACCGTAAAAAGGCCCTTTGTAG is drawn from Bacillus sp. FJAT-18017 and contains these coding sequences:
- a CDS encoding alkaline phosphatase PhoX, yielding MDTKETSKNGLDRRAFLKAGGMGTLALTLGSTGVLTLGSKVLADKNDNPTSGFGGYGPLVPDPNGILDLPKGFHYKIISREGEAMTDGSKIPGAFDGMAAFEGPNNTTILVRNHELSNSAENPVVGKNPYDAAAAGGTTALVVGANREVIKEYVTSSGTIRNCAGGATPWGTWLTCEETRTSTHGYVFEVDPTQPENELSRTPIKEMGRFSHEACAIDPSTGYVYLTEDASPSYFYRFIPNDTSQTVGSLHKGGKLYAAAIEKVTDPKASTFKTGQTFQIVWKEVDPHLCREEAKAQNCIEFSRLEGAFFQSGVFWFDDTSAGEKKLGRVYRYIPHTNTLELFYEGNDAKDMEYPDNISMTPWGDLWIAEDGSGQDRLLGITPEGNVYVFAANRLSDSELAGPTFSPDGKTLFLNIQDPGKTFAIWGPFQRRNSARAREMSYATPAKLAPQVSEKVAKAAEAQGMSILEAAAFERAGVDIG
- a CDS encoding peptidase E → MKQIIALGGGGFSMEPENPLLDQYILKQSHQSKPKVCFVPTASGDADGYTSRFYRYFGNLECETSHLSLFNPPTRDLEGFVLDKDIIFVGGGNTKNLLVLWKEWGLDHILKKAWEQGTILSGVSAGSICWFEEGVTDSYGDGLEPLDALGFLPGSNCPHYDGESNRRPAYQSFISGNILKPGIAADDGVAIHYIGQEIHKIVSSRPNAKAYKVYMDKEIHETELETEYLG
- a CDS encoding response regulator transcription factor, with the protein product MYKILLIEDDPQLCELMKENLERYGYEVHIPEHFSKIEETFNRVNPDLVLLDINLPYYDGYYLCRSFRKQSNVPILVVSARSHEMDQVMAIELGADDYITKPFTFEIPQSKVKASIRRVYGEYAAKDTNTVCVGSLCIDAKALTLTFGHNQVELSKNEYKLLKKLIEHYDEFVSREELIEEVWDSLTFVDDNTLTVNMTRIRHLLSDLGASHVVKSKRGVGYKLSDSFSMRD
- a CDS encoding sensor histidine kinase, which translates into the protein MMQKAIFINFLKDKLPTITLYLACVAAIIIFFHLSEPSNTEIFYPVSIAVFLLAACLAIDWLRYYPANQAIALMLMNQDTELQPHTEEQKAFQKLVHKMTGQYTRKNNELKEQNKERLYFLSHWLHHLKTPVSVIELLTNKGNQAQDDNEIFEKIRHENNRLHTSIQQGLTMIRMEGFENDLEVKSVDLLPSLRKLINDRKKECIYHSIYPSIEFEGESAMIASDPKWNEILLEQIISNAIKYSSPKLGSKKLILQIEKTGKHVSLTVKDEGIGIPAYDLERVFQPFFTGDNGRAHSNSTGIGLYLSKKIAEKLGASINIESEPSKGTAVTIRWLAGTD
- a CDS encoding ABC transporter ATP-binding protein, yielding MVILDVKDIVKIYGGSSGDGSTTALGGVSLSVKEGEFIAVMGPSGSGKTTLLNVLSGIDQPTSGEVVISGQEISEMKGDELALFRRKKLGYVFQDFNLLDSLTVKENILLPMVLEKKTAAEMEEKLGELAKLFEIEHILSKYPYTISGGQQQRTAVSRALVNEPAILFADEPTGNLDSKSSAVIMECFEKIVTELSTTVLLVTHDVFAASYCQKVVFIKDGLIYSTIVKKGSRKEFLNQIMDNLAVLGGKTHDI